A single Sporosarcina sp. FSL W8-0480 DNA region contains:
- a CDS encoding spore germination protein, whose translation MSVEFDSANEAPFPLTSIRWSLMSLIEIGRRSKTIVAILYFDDIASKETLYSIKKQLKKVDTDIVFSADILMENVNKNVKLFPRTDYTGRADNAIQSLIRGRFVIFVDGVAYAIVTPVNLFLLMKTSEDNEYPPVYSSIARTLRVLGMSIGILLPAFWLALTTFHQNQLPLQLLATVVQANTGLPFPSSIEMLLMLLMFELFREAGLRLPTALGSTIGVVGGLIVGESAIQAGITSPAMIVIIATSTISTFTLVNQSLVTAVSILRVSFIILTAFLGLFGFFMSFYFTVLFLSSIRVFGVPYVNITADLSWQTIKRTLFRQQADQYTTRPNMLNPTDKTRRKEAENEKDQ comes from the coding sequence TTGAGTGTTGAGTTTGACAGTGCCAATGAGGCTCCGTTTCCGCTTACTTCAATCAGATGGTCGCTCATGTCTTTAATCGAAATAGGACGTCGTTCAAAGACAATAGTGGCGATTCTTTACTTTGATGATATAGCGAGTAAAGAAACGTTGTATAGCATAAAAAAACAGTTGAAGAAAGTGGATACGGATATCGTGTTCAGTGCCGATATCCTAATGGAGAATGTGAATAAAAATGTTAAATTGTTTCCGCGGACAGACTATACTGGGCGTGCGGATAATGCTATTCAATCGCTAATCAGAGGGCGCTTTGTCATTTTTGTTGATGGTGTAGCATATGCCATCGTGACACCGGTAAACTTATTTTTATTAATGAAAACGAGTGAAGATAATGAGTACCCGCCCGTCTACAGTTCAATAGCAAGAACGCTGCGCGTCCTTGGGATGTCAATCGGCATCTTGCTGCCGGCATTTTGGCTGGCACTCACAACATTTCATCAAAACCAGTTGCCGCTTCAACTATTAGCGACAGTCGTCCAAGCTAACACGGGCTTGCCGTTCCCTTCTTCAATTGAAATGCTGCTCATGCTTCTCATGTTTGAGTTGTTCCGAGAAGCAGGATTGCGTCTGCCAACCGCACTTGGTTCAACAATAGGGGTAGTTGGCGGTTTAATAGTTGGTGAATCCGCCATTCAAGCAGGAATTACAAGTCCTGCCATGATTGTCATTATTGCAACTTCTACAATTTCCACATTCACATTGGTCAATCAATCACTCGTCACTGCTGTAAGTATTTTGCGTGTCAGCTTTATTATATTGACAGCATTTTTGGGTTTGTTCGGCTTTTTTATGTCGTTCTACTTTACTGTGCTATTTCTCTCGAGTATTCGGGTTTTCGGAGTACCATATGTCAATATCACAGCGGATCTTAGTTGGCAGACAATCAAAAGAACACTCTTCAGGCAACAAGCAGATCAATATACTACCCGCCCCAATATGCTTAACCCAACCGACAAGACGAGACGTAAAGAGGCTGAAAATGAAAAGGATCAATAA
- a CDS encoding S-layer homology domain-containing protein translates to MVSTHKNFKILTSAAVVTSAIVAPVVVSAAPTSFKDVPPSHVAYESIMYLSGKGIIHGFDDGTFRPAAMVTRGQAAKILATSLDLDVRNVKNPRFHDVPTTHGFYKYVAVLYEAKIIDGYSNGNFGVNDPLTRGQMAKILAIAYDLEKQPLRTAKFTDVSANAYYAVYLQSLIDNKITFGITRTRFAPNQNVDRGQMAMFVHRSELAKKRTETVNATISTFNGYTLQTDKGFYDIPSSLRNFFSSQNTNALRNAKISFEHDKGIITSITTLELRSSGTSSNLITLYGNAATLDGNLIINADYLNVRDLIVNKNVSFNSGMQNHFTGDSLYIKGSTTLNDYTTPTNRTLNFTFNNSTLNTVHLSKTNTNFILSNRSFAQSVTMKANGSLRTNDTARVNEVSVEGSLSEATIYSNVPKVSIATTRDVTLNGAGMFTNINILTKRLVTLNTSGTISVLDIPRDGYVNIGSQTWVTNVLIPWNTSIRNVIRNYDSAIYRIDRINGVTNPDRTPPYVPPVINDITIRTATMDANGFISMTFDQNPTKYKMTTKTPMYVGDIKTNQTLELTNLSIKNGTYTNGQAGTFSWSEGKNNYSTSYATVSSNGNYKTVVFFEDIRLKSKVFEITYRVSSLGLEVDTDFTDNTVTFLNNSTLSVAGTKGSYTSIAGSKISVPTGTVTNETELQRAISLKVPEIVVSRDITITKTCEDKLSRCQDSSHQWSDD, encoded by the coding sequence TTGGTCAGTACCCATAAAAATTTTAAGATATTGACGTCAGCGGCTGTGGTGACGAGTGCGATTGTTGCACCGGTTGTCGTATCTGCTGCACCGACGTCTTTCAAAGACGTTCCGCCAAGTCATGTAGCCTATGAATCTATTATGTATTTGTCAGGAAAAGGTATTATTCACGGTTTTGACGATGGAACATTTCGACCGGCGGCAATGGTGACGCGTGGCCAGGCTGCGAAGATTTTGGCTACTTCATTGGATTTGGATGTAAGGAATGTGAAGAATCCGCGTTTTCATGACGTCCCGACAACGCACGGATTTTACAAATACGTTGCGGTACTGTACGAGGCTAAGATTATCGACGGGTACTCAAATGGTAATTTTGGGGTGAATGATCCGTTGACCCGTGGACAGATGGCAAAGATTTTAGCCATTGCTTATGATCTTGAAAAGCAGCCACTTCGTACAGCGAAATTCACTGACGTGTCTGCAAATGCCTATTATGCTGTTTATTTACAGTCTTTAATTGACAATAAAATCACGTTCGGAATCACGCGTACCCGATTTGCTCCAAACCAAAATGTAGATCGCGGGCAAATGGCGATGTTCGTACACCGGAGTGAATTGGCGAAGAAGCGGACCGAAACTGTGAATGCGACAATTTCAACATTCAACGGGTACACTTTGCAAACGGATAAGGGCTTTTACGACATTCCATCGTCTTTACGCAATTTCTTTTCGTCTCAAAACACCAATGCTCTAAGAAACGCGAAAATATCATTTGAGCATGATAAAGGCATAATCACGTCCATCACAACACTTGAACTCAGGAGTTCCGGCACTTCATCCAACCTGATCACATTGTATGGGAACGCCGCGACTTTGGATGGCAATCTGATCATCAATGCAGATTACCTCAATGTCAGGGACCTGATTGTGAATAAAAACGTCAGCTTCAACTCCGGAATGCAAAATCATTTCACCGGAGATTCTTTGTACATTAAAGGATCCACGACATTAAACGACTATACCACTCCCACGAATCGGACCCTAAACTTCACATTCAATAACTCTACTCTAAACACAGTACACCTATCCAAAACCAACACGAATTTCATACTCTCTAACAGATCTTTTGCACAATCCGTCACGATGAAGGCAAATGGTTCGCTCAGAACAAACGATACTGCACGGGTCAATGAGGTCTCAGTGGAAGGCTCACTGTCAGAAGCGACAATCTACTCAAATGTCCCTAAAGTTTCAATCGCAACGACGCGGGATGTAACATTGAATGGGGCAGGTATGTTTACAAATATCAACATACTGACGAAACGACTTGTGACGCTCAATACATCCGGTACGATTTCAGTGTTAGACATTCCACGTGATGGCTACGTGAACATAGGCAGTCAAACTTGGGTAACGAATGTGCTCATTCCTTGGAATACGTCTATCAGAAATGTCATCCGTAACTATGATTCAGCAATTTACCGAATCGATCGGATTAACGGCGTTACAAACCCGGATCGCACGCCTCCTTATGTCCCGCCAGTCATCAATGACATTACAATCCGAACGGCCACTATGGACGCTAATGGATTCATCTCCATGACATTTGACCAGAATCCTACGAAGTACAAAATGACGACGAAAACTCCGATGTATGTTGGTGACATCAAGACAAACCAAACGTTGGAACTGACTAATCTATCTATTAAAAACGGAACGTACACGAACGGCCAAGCGGGGACTTTCTCATGGAGTGAGGGAAAGAACAACTATTCCACTTCCTATGCGACAGTCTCTTCAAATGGCAACTATAAGACGGTTGTGTTTTTCGAGGATATCCGCTTAAAGAGTAAAGTATTTGAAATCACTTACCGGGTGAGCAGTTTGGGGTTGGAAGTTGATACCGACTTTACGGACAATACGGTAACATTCCTGAACAACTCAACGTTGTCTGTAGCAGGCACTAAGGGATCGTATACCTCCATTGCCGGATCCAAAATTTCCGTCCCGACAGGCACTGTGACGAATGAAACCGAATTACAAAGAGCAATCTCATTGAAGGTTCCTGAAATAGTGGTTAGCAGGGATATCACCATCACGAAAACCTGTGAGGATAAACTATCCAGATGCCAAGATTCAAGCCATCAATGGAGCGACGATTAA
- a CDS encoding Ger(x)C family spore germination protein, translating to MKRINKALLAAIGLICLLLAGCWDINEPQRMLYINGIGVDYKDGEYHVYAQIISFNNVAKSEQPISDQPQAEVGYAKGKTMDEAIYQLYHTVDQKIYWGHFSYIVVSENVMKNEKLSPIIDSFIRYEDIRYQIWVYATKDPVEEVLLVRPVLNKAITLSKLGDPKNAFKQESFIPPMDIRKLIIQMNEPSHEAKIPLISVIENWQSMQESIKVPFLAGVGVVTPNGFKGFLEGKSAHGVQWMSNETIRGEVTFKTDDQKHMTVTIDNLKVKVTPIVERENVKFDVEVRLYAEIGLIAGSVTVEEIEEWLIKEIKREIMATYEAALKKDMDIYRLSEHLYRRNVKAWKRLEKNGKVELTESSIGKLTVEIVRLESSRKSYRQSIDQ from the coding sequence ATGAAAAGGATCAATAAGGCGCTGCTTGCAGCAATAGGTTTGATATGTCTCCTGTTAGCAGGTTGCTGGGATATAAACGAACCCCAACGAATGCTTTATATCAACGGAATTGGCGTTGATTATAAAGATGGCGAGTACCATGTATATGCCCAAATAATAAGTTTTAACAATGTTGCAAAGTCCGAGCAACCTATTTCGGATCAACCACAGGCAGAAGTGGGCTACGCGAAAGGGAAAACGATGGATGAAGCGATTTATCAACTTTACCACACGGTTGATCAGAAGATTTATTGGGGTCACTTTTCCTATATCGTCGTCTCCGAAAACGTTATGAAAAATGAAAAACTGAGTCCGATTATTGACAGCTTCATCCGTTATGAAGATATCCGCTACCAAATTTGGGTGTATGCAACGAAAGATCCAGTTGAAGAGGTTCTATTAGTGAGGCCGGTGTTGAATAAAGCGATAACCTTGTCAAAATTAGGGGATCCGAAGAATGCATTTAAGCAAGAATCATTTATTCCACCGATGGACATCCGGAAATTAATTATCCAAATGAACGAACCAAGTCATGAAGCGAAGATTCCCCTGATTTCTGTGATAGAAAACTGGCAGTCGATGCAGGAGTCCATAAAGGTTCCGTTCCTTGCTGGCGTTGGAGTAGTAACGCCTAATGGCTTTAAGGGATTTCTGGAGGGGAAGAGTGCGCATGGAGTCCAATGGATGTCTAATGAAACAATTCGCGGGGAAGTTACCTTCAAGACGGATGATCAGAAACATATGACGGTGACAATTGATAATTTGAAAGTGAAAGTTACACCAATTGTAGAGAGGGAGAACGTGAAGTTCGATGTCGAAGTAAGGTTATATGCTGAAATCGGACTTATTGCAGGAAGTGTAACTGTCGAAGAAATCGAGGAGTGGCTGATAAAAGAAATCAAAAGAGAAATTATGGCAACTTATGAAGCAGCCTTGAAAAAAGACATGGATATTTACCGGTTATCCGAGCATTTGTACAGAAGAAACGTAAAAGCGTGGAAGCGACTTGAAAAAAACGGAAAAGTAGAGCTAACGGAAAGCTCTATCGGGAAATTGACGGTGGAAATTGTCAGACTTGAATCTTCACGGAAATCATATAGACAATCTATCGATCAATGA
- a CDS encoding endospore germination permease, with protein sequence MNKLGSISVLHVVFLSMTVIGLKNHVTILPPLLQEGGRDSWIAVLSASILIFPWLFLVIYIHKKSNGEPLTDWLHSKLGGKASAVVRYAVAVILLIIAAFTLAETLQWIMGTFLPQTPMLALLIIYTTLCILLASSNLQTIVMVNTFVLFFVTLLGFFVAFTNLQVKEYILLLPILEHGVRPVIKSIVYPASGFVELILFLFIQHRVKNQFRWYHFAIMLFIITGLTLGPLVGAITEFGPDEAAKQHYPAYEEWGLVSIGRFIEHMDFLSIYQWLTGAFIRVGFLLYVIVDLLRLTENKVRIWRMIAPPFFFMCLSCGEVQVVDDYG encoded by the coding sequence GTGAATAAATTGGGATCGATCAGTGTTTTGCATGTAGTATTCTTGTCCATGACAGTTATAGGATTGAAAAATCATGTCACGATTCTTCCTCCATTATTGCAAGAAGGCGGAAGGGATAGCTGGATAGCCGTATTAAGCGCCTCCATATTGATATTCCCATGGCTATTTCTTGTCATTTACATTCATAAAAAGTCAAATGGGGAACCATTGACCGATTGGCTCCATAGCAAACTTGGTGGGAAGGCATCCGCTGTAGTTCGTTATGCGGTAGCTGTAATTCTTCTGATTATTGCTGCTTTCACATTGGCAGAAACACTGCAATGGATTATGGGTACATTTTTGCCGCAAACACCGATGCTTGCATTATTGATCATTTACACCACGCTTTGCATTCTGTTGGCCTCGTCCAATTTACAAACGATTGTTATGGTCAATACGTTTGTCCTGTTTTTTGTAACGCTTCTTGGCTTCTTTGTAGCCTTTACTAACCTTCAAGTGAAAGAGTATATTTTACTTCTACCAATACTTGAGCATGGGGTTCGTCCGGTCATTAAATCGATTGTTTATCCTGCATCGGGATTCGTAGAACTGATTCTGTTCTTGTTCATTCAACATAGGGTGAAAAACCAATTTCGCTGGTACCATTTTGCCATCATGCTATTTATTATAACGGGATTGACGTTGGGTCCGCTCGTTGGTGCAATCACCGAATTCGGGCCGGATGAAGCGGCAAAACAGCATTACCCGGCTTATGAAGAATGGGGGCTTGTGTCCATTGGGCGTTTCATCGAACATATGGATTTTCTATCCATTTACCAGTGGCTGACAGGTGCTTTTATTCGGGTTGGTTTTCTTCTATATGTAATCGTAGATCTATTGCGTTTGACGGAAAATAAAGTGCGAATCTGGAGAATGATTGCACCTCCTTTTTTCTTCATGTGCCTTTCCTGCGGTGAAGTTCAGGTTGTCGATGACTACGGTTGA
- a CDS encoding Ger(x)C family spore germination protein: MRKVRLLLLLSVMVILSGCWDENEPERMLYINAIGIDFKDGKYEIYAQMIHFTNIAKSNQPISDIPQAEVGFATGETVDEAIFELYRSIDEMVYWGHLNYIIVSEETLKNSALSPVIDLFIRNRETRYQIWVYSTKDPIQDVLLVRPVLNKGVTFSKLGDPKNAYEQESFIQPMDMRRIIIDMNEPSHEAMIPYIKVVENWKSVAESIEAPELAGVGVATPNGFKGFIEGEDVRGMQWMSKDTKGGQITFKSSHGEFITVNVENVKVDVQPAVQSGKVSFDIEVELMTTVSVIKGKVSVDEIQRGIIEQAEKEIKNTYEVALNSDIDIYRLSEHLYRKNVKAWKQHHIDGKVALNEDSIRLKVKVAKLESLRKSYTETIDSK, encoded by the coding sequence ATGAGAAAAGTACGCTTACTCCTATTGTTATCGGTTATGGTAATTCTTTCCGGGTGTTGGGATGAGAATGAACCTGAGAGAATGCTATACATCAATGCAATCGGTATCGATTTTAAGGATGGCAAATATGAAATATATGCCCAGATGATTCATTTCACAAATATCGCTAAATCCAATCAACCCATATCGGATATTCCACAGGCGGAAGTTGGCTTTGCGACAGGGGAGACAGTGGATGAAGCCATCTTTGAATTGTACCGTTCCATCGACGAGATGGTCTATTGGGGCCATTTGAATTATATCATTGTGTCTGAGGAAACATTGAAAAACTCAGCATTGAGCCCAGTAATTGACCTATTCATCCGAAACAGAGAAACGCGGTATCAGATTTGGGTTTATTCAACGAAAGATCCTATTCAAGACGTATTATTAGTGAGACCGGTTTTGAATAAGGGGGTTACCTTTTCCAAATTAGGAGATCCGAAAAACGCCTACGAACAAGAATCATTTATTCAACCGATGGATATGCGCAGAATTATCATCGATATGAACGAGCCCAGTCACGAAGCGATGATCCCTTATATAAAAGTTGTCGAAAATTGGAAGTCCGTGGCTGAATCCATTGAGGCTCCTGAGTTGGCCGGTGTAGGAGTCGCAACACCGAACGGGTTCAAGGGCTTCATAGAAGGGGAGGACGTCCGTGGAATGCAGTGGATGTCAAAGGATACGAAAGGCGGGCAAATTACATTTAAATCAAGTCATGGCGAATTTATAACGGTGAATGTGGAAAATGTAAAGGTCGATGTACAACCTGCCGTCCAATCTGGAAAAGTAAGCTTTGATATAGAAGTGGAACTGATGACGACTGTCAGTGTCATCAAAGGGAAAGTCTCAGTTGATGAAATCCAAAGGGGTATCATTGAACAAGCAGAAAAAGAAATTAAGAATACCTACGAAGTTGCACTAAATAGTGACATTGACATATACCGATTATCTGAGCACCTTTACCGTAAAAACGTGAAAGCATGGAAACAGCATCACATAGATGGAAAAGTAGCCCTTAATGAAGATTCCATCCGTCTAAAAGTGAAAGTAGCCAAATTGGAATCCTTACGAAAATCATACACGGAAACCATTGATTCGAAGTGA